One segment of Alistipes finegoldii DSM 17242 DNA contains the following:
- a CDS encoding DUF4906 domain-containing protein → MTATRSIDENAIADVNIYLYSSKKNYHFYYAENAPSFELQVLPGEYTLCVITNMHKDMGLMSNSLLIQQKYYIEKMQNDIPMTASMKVRILGAMTLPAIEVTRIAAKITYSIAVDDAVASAIKLRSVQFCNAPSMTVMFGTGSSSTNKTYYYDDVVVDIYNDKIYTGDYYMLDNCQGEVNSITDPKDKSPENAPECATYMRILADGENGKILEYIVYLGENSTSNFDVKKNTKHTMNLVIKGENEIDNRVTVYEGIYYGSANCYLVGPDQTSCEIDITPYLTNSKYERTGVKAPDAPQVASVTALWGEELILPEVSLDTDNNKVTVSSVPTGNTVVAIKDNLGTILWSYHIWKPEIDATKTLAYPIANPSTGNYIETLHVMPLALGAVNTATTTSSDEQKAKACGFYYQWGRKDPLGRLASLTTASYVRTYPAIDWETDIAQAGGRTRTEAIAYSIAHPTTFLYGNNWQNDWVYDMWDKTKTVFDPCPEGYRVANGNSGYNFCKRNAGNFTTPNVKGSFNLGYDFYYNGQGLGNTDFYPTSGNRKTDGTLQYTCGINRNDAGHYWCGNANARHDKIYRFIFMENDVDVYYQNLSSGSASAKPVRCVKE, encoded by the coding sequence ATGACGGCAACACGTTCCATAGATGAAAATGCGATTGCCGATGTGAACATTTATTTATACAGTTCCAAAAAAAACTATCACTTTTATTATGCTGAAAATGCACCGTCATTTGAGTTGCAGGTGCTTCCGGGAGAATACACCCTTTGTGTGATTACCAATATGCACAAAGATATGGGCTTGATGTCGAATTCGTTGCTTATACAACAAAAATACTACATCGAGAAAATGCAGAACGATATTCCAATGACGGCAAGTATGAAAGTCAGGATTCTTGGCGCAATGACTCTGCCTGCAATAGAAGTTACTCGAATAGCTGCAAAGATTACCTACAGCATTGCCGTAGATGATGCCGTTGCATCAGCGATAAAGTTACGTTCAGTTCAGTTTTGCAATGCTCCTTCAATGACAGTTATGTTCGGCACAGGTTCTTCATCTACAAATAAGACTTATTATTATGACGATGTTGTTGTAGACATCTATAATGACAAAATATATACCGGTGATTATTATATGCTGGACAACTGCCAAGGCGAGGTCAACAGTATTACTGATCCTAAAGACAAATCACCCGAAAATGCCCCCGAATGCGCTACCTACATGCGTATTTTAGCTGACGGGGAAAATGGTAAAATTTTAGAATACATTGTTTATTTAGGTGAAAACAGCACCTCAAATTTCGATGTCAAGAAAAATACGAAGCACACGATGAACCTTGTTATCAAAGGGGAAAATGAAATTGATAACCGGGTTACGGTTTATGAAGGAATCTACTACGGTTCTGCTAACTGCTATTTAGTCGGCCCGGATCAGACCTCGTGTGAAATTGACATCACGCCTTATCTCACAAACAGCAAATACGAGCGTACTGGAGTGAAGGCTCCCGACGCCCCGCAAGTTGCTTCAGTCACGGCGCTTTGGGGGGAAGAATTGATCCTACCGGAAGTCTCATTAGACACCGATAATAATAAAGTTACCGTATCGAGCGTACCGACAGGCAATACAGTGGTTGCCATTAAAGATAATTTAGGAACAATTCTTTGGTCGTACCACATTTGGAAACCCGAAATTGATGCTACGAAGACATTGGCATATCCCATAGCGAATCCATCTACGGGGAACTATATAGAAACCCTTCATGTTATGCCTTTGGCGTTGGGGGCTGTTAATACTGCGACTACAACAAGTTCCGACGAGCAGAAAGCCAAGGCTTGCGGTTTCTATTACCAGTGGGGACGTAAAGATCCGTTGGGACGACTGGCCTCGCTGACAACAGCTTCTTATGTTAGAACCTATCCTGCGATTGATTGGGAAACGGACATAGCTCAGGCCGGTGGGAGAACCCGTACTGAAGCTATTGCTTATTCCATAGCACACCCCACGACTTTCTTATATGGCAATAATTGGCAAAATGATTGGGTTTATGATATGTGGGATAAAACAAAAACAGTTTTTGATCCATGCCCGGAAGGGTATCGTGTTGCTAATGGTAATTCGGGATATAATTTTTGTAAAAGGAATGCTGGAAATTTTACAACTCCGAATGTCAAAGGCAGTTTCAATCTTGGATACGATTTTTATTACAATGGACAGGGATTAGGAAATACTGATTTTTATCCTACTTCGGGGAATCGTAAGACCGATGGAACCTTACAGTACACTTGTGGTATTAATCGTAATGATGCTGGCCATTATTGGTGTGGCAACGCTAATGCAAGACATGATAAAATATATAGATTTATTTTCATGGAAAATGATGTGGATGTATATTATCAGAACTTGTCATCCGGAAGTGCCTCAGCAAAGCCAGTTCGCTGTGTAAAAGAGTAA
- a CDS encoding ORF6N domain-containing protein gives MDIQIIQNKIYEIRGQRVMLDFDLANMYQIPTKALKQAVKRNIERFPDDFMFQLTENEWRELVTNCDRLPSTIKHSSVLPSAFTQEGVASLSGVLKSPMAVNVYLSIMRAFVAMRNYIMQSSVIQAELAEMRNRVQLLERDCRENLEAMNDLSEDVRRDFDTVFEAIGALSVKLPEAKKSRQPIGFVTGNKED, from the coding sequence ATGGACATTCAAATTATACAGAATAAGATCTACGAGATCCGCGGCCAACGCGTGATGTTGGATTTTGATCTGGCGAACATGTACCAGATACCGACCAAAGCCCTCAAGCAAGCCGTAAAGCGTAATATTGAGCGCTTCCCGGATGATTTTATGTTTCAATTGACAGAAAATGAATGGCGTGAACTGGTCACAAATTGTGACCGGTTGCCATCGACGATAAAACACAGTTCAGTTTTGCCCTCAGCATTTACTCAAGAAGGTGTTGCCTCATTATCTGGTGTCCTGAAGAGCCCTATGGCAGTGAATGTATATTTGTCGATTATGAGAGCTTTTGTGGCCATGCGGAACTATATTATGCAATCCTCGGTGATCCAGGCCGAGCTTGCCGAAATGCGTAACCGTGTTCAGCTCCTCGAACGCGACTGCCGGGAGAACCTGGAGGCCATGAACGACTTGAGCGAAGACGTGCGGAGAGATTTTGATACAGTATTCGAGGCAATCGGGGCCTTGTCTGTGAAACTACCGGAAGCCAAGAAGTCGCGTCAGCCGATTGGCTTTGTAACCGGCAATAAAGAAGATTAA
- a CDS encoding DUF6169 family protein yields the protein MSDLLHPYDYKEQDKFYEFTTARGIVYVAYFLAMAEYGPAFTNVYTFNFEPRTKVDDAPHDERIADTICSIIERIFVNDRNAVIIVCDSTDHHEQGRNRLFQQWYARLNNKSISKVDKQYQSEDYDIYSSLLIHLDNPDLEEITFAFNQLAETGFIPEED from the coding sequence ATGTCAGATTTGTTACACCCTTATGACTATAAGGAGCAAGACAAATTCTATGAGTTCACCACAGCAAGAGGAATCGTATATGTCGCTTATTTCCTTGCTATGGCCGAATACGGCCCTGCTTTTACCAACGTCTATACTTTTAACTTCGAACCTCGCACTAAGGTAGACGATGCTCCACACGATGAGCGCATCGCAGATACCATTTGCTCCATCATAGAAAGGATATTTGTCAATGACCGCAATGCGGTTATCATCGTTTGCGACAGTACGGATCACCACGAGCAAGGACGTAATCGTCTGTTTCAACAGTGGTATGCGCGCTTGAACAATAAATCGATAAGTAAAGTAGACAAGCAATATCAGTCAGAAGATTACGACATCTATTCTTCTTTACTGATCCATCTTGACAATCCTGATCTGGAGGAAATAACCTTTGCATTTAACCAGTTGGCAGAAACCGGATTTATCCCGGAAGAAGATTAA
- a CDS encoding DUF4906 domain-containing protein: MKYLLNSFLSLILLSGCQQFVGEICPDGRTVVVTLELQPEQPAAKARATDENTIQDVNLYLYGNGQSYHFYATGASHQIDIAPGTYSIHAAVNQHKDLGELPYSALINYRTDAPQEGTLTMYGYAYQKLDLTTKVIQVSVKRNAAKIAYNITVAPDKEIEILSVQLCSMPNKDYLICEEQMDLTDPSYGFYDSEVRTLPEGAKSASGLFYMLSNRRGENSTIKDQKQKNAENAPENASFFRIRGRSGENKIVDYIVYLGANNTSDFNVWPNEAHTYNITLSGDNETDTRISSYTLDITDWWPRKYNVPDNDYGGLDIYVTNKSDYTFTGTLKVMKGDGEKFAAGDGGWNFGPDVELYIPQRGGQRYDLRYAPSLVKKGVNSQVQYQVVVNDNAGESTKFNFACEFANMVQAYFTTGTGSVTVSGELAKAAGTNYVLAYCYEDGCTFTAVDGNGYAFDGWYADQAYTQLLSASASYMYAPTKAKSSIYAKFALEKQPKVEISCNQQNKNSTYMYNKNTVTMTVTDYSGPVTIKATCAAGGLFTSTTSFSKTVVSGQSFTLDPIVFVPTAVGNISYTLDVTTSTGIKIGSKTVTNNIVATKLTPKISISYDSNTRQTSYKPAYTSTYVYWFGYKTVIARVAFTPALDYPAPIESAQLLKIQLYPTFRAYEITGAEDTSSGQWAPVERTINSPSISGHEFAPINTTYADAQGISYTLTSVSNMTGLDAKNPLLAPYTEGDTILLLPFTESEAIAAKMMDRTFIKYFFNKPTLLPSQISVSNSYPKNDLQIVTDIKLINITNNL, from the coding sequence ATGAAATATCTCTTAAACAGCTTTTTATCGTTAATCCTACTCTCGGGATGCCAGCAGTTCGTGGGCGAGATATGTCCCGACGGGAGAACTGTTGTAGTTACATTGGAGTTACAGCCCGAACAGCCGGCGGCAAAGGCCCGGGCAACAGATGAGAACACAATCCAGGACGTGAACCTATATCTCTACGGGAACGGACAGTCATATCATTTTTACGCTACCGGTGCTTCTCACCAAATAGATATAGCTCCCGGCACTTACAGCATTCACGCTGCGGTCAATCAGCACAAGGATCTCGGCGAACTCCCTTATAGCGCCCTCATAAATTACAGGACAGACGCACCCCAGGAAGGAACACTCACCATGTATGGCTACGCATACCAAAAGCTCGACCTGACAACAAAAGTAATTCAGGTAAGCGTCAAGCGTAACGCCGCGAAGATCGCATACAACATAACTGTTGCACCCGACAAAGAGATAGAGATCCTCTCTGTGCAGTTGTGCAGCATGCCCAATAAGGATTATCTCATCTGCGAGGAACAGATGGACTTGACTGATCCATCCTACGGTTTTTATGACAGCGAAGTCCGCACGCTGCCCGAAGGGGCAAAGAGTGCGTCCGGCTTATTCTACATGCTTTCCAACCGACGTGGGGAGAATAGTACGATTAAAGACCAGAAACAGAAAAACGCAGAAAACGCGCCGGAAAACGCATCCTTCTTCCGCATACGCGGACGCAGCGGGGAAAATAAAATCGTGGATTATATAGTCTACCTCGGGGCAAACAACACCTCAGATTTCAACGTTTGGCCCAACGAAGCACACACCTACAACATCACCCTCTCCGGTGACAACGAGACCGACACCCGCATCTCCAGTTATACGCTCGACATCACGGACTGGTGGCCCAGAAAATACAACGTCCCGGACAACGATTACGGAGGACTCGACATCTACGTGACGAACAAGAGCGACTATACGTTCACAGGAACGCTGAAGGTGATGAAAGGCGACGGCGAGAAATTCGCAGCCGGGGATGGCGGCTGGAACTTCGGCCCCGACGTGGAGTTATATATACCCCAAAGAGGCGGCCAGCGTTACGACCTGAGATATGCTCCCTCGTTGGTCAAAAAGGGCGTAAACTCGCAGGTGCAGTACCAGGTCGTCGTAAACGACAATGCAGGCGAAAGTACGAAATTCAACTTCGCCTGTGAATTCGCGAACATGGTACAGGCATATTTTACCACCGGGACAGGCTCGGTGACCGTAAGCGGCGAACTGGCCAAGGCCGCGGGGACGAACTACGTGCTTGCATACTGCTACGAAGACGGCTGCACGTTCACAGCCGTGGACGGCAACGGATACGCTTTCGACGGATGGTATGCAGATCAGGCTTATACGCAACTGCTGTCCGCCTCGGCTTCGTACATGTATGCCCCGACAAAGGCCAAGAGTTCCATATACGCTAAGTTCGCACTGGAGAAACAGCCAAAGGTCGAGATCTCCTGCAACCAGCAGAACAAGAACTCGACCTACATGTACAATAAGAACACCGTAACAATGACCGTAACCGACTATTCCGGGCCCGTCACGATAAAGGCGACTTGTGCGGCCGGAGGGTTGTTCACATCGACGACTTCGTTCTCGAAGACCGTGGTCAGCGGACAGAGCTTCACACTCGACCCGATCGTATTCGTCCCCACGGCGGTCGGAAACATATCGTATACCCTCGACGTTACCACTTCGACGGGAATAAAGATCGGTTCAAAAACCGTAACAAACAACATCGTGGCAACGAAGCTAACGCCTAAGATCAGTATATCCTACGACTCGAATACACGGCAAACGTCCTATAAGCCGGCATACACTTCGACATATGTATACTGGTTCGGGTATAAGACTGTGATTGCACGGGTAGCATTTACTCCGGCGCTCGACTACCCTGCACCCATCGAGTCCGCACAGCTCCTCAAGATTCAGCTATACCCCACCTTTCGGGCATATGAGATAACCGGTGCCGAAGACACCAGCAGCGGACAGTGGGCACCCGTCGAGCGGACGATTAACAGCCCCAGTATTTCCGGGCATGAGTTCGCCCCCATAAACACAACATATGCCGATGCACAAGGTATTTCATACACATTGACCAGCGTGAGCAATATGACCGGGCTCGATGCCAAAAATCCCCTGCTCGCTCCTTACACCGAAGGCGACACGATACTCCTGTTGCCATTTACCGAAAGCGAAGCTATTGCGGCGAAAATGATGGACAGGACGTTTATCAAGTATTTCTTTAATAAACCGACACTATTACCCTCGCAAATATCTGTGTCAAATAGTTATCCAAAGAATGATTTACAAATAGTTACTGATATAAAACTCATCAACATAACAAATAACCTTTAG